A single Methylobacterium sp. 17Sr1-1 DNA region contains:
- a CDS encoding CTP synthase, which translates to MTRYVFITGGVVSSLGKGLASAALAALLQARGYKVRLRKLDPYLNVDPGTMSPTQHGEVFVTDDGAETDLDLGHYERFTGVPATRADNITTGRIYLDIITKERRGDYLGATIQVIPHVTNAIKEFVLDGNDAYDFVLVEIGGTVGDIEGLPFFEAIRQLGQELPRGTCAYVHLTLLPYIPSAGELKTKPTQHSVAELRSIGIQPDILLCRCDRAIPREERRKLAQFCNVRESAVIEARDVGTIYEVPLSYKEEGLDREVLAHFGLETGPEPKLDRWRDIVGRIKSPEGEVSIAIVGKYTGLKDAYKSLIEALSHGGIANRVKVNLEWIEAEVFEREDPGPFLEGLNGILVPGGFGQRGAEGKIRAARYARERKIPYFGICFGMQMAVVEAARSLADIPDANSTEFGPTPEPVVGLLTEWMRGNELERRIAEGDLGGTMRLGSYTAALAPDSQIAKIYGGTRIAERHRHRYEVNMAYRERLEARGMRFAGLSPDGLLPETVEVVGHPWFIGVQFHPELKSRPFEPHPLFQSFVAAAIEQSRLV; encoded by the coding sequence ATGACGCGGTATGTCTTCATCACCGGCGGCGTGGTCTCCTCGCTCGGCAAGGGCCTCGCTTCCGCCGCCCTCGCGGCCCTGCTCCAGGCCCGCGGCTACAAGGTCCGCCTGCGCAAGCTGGACCCCTACCTCAACGTCGATCCGGGCACGATGAGCCCGACGCAGCACGGCGAGGTCTTCGTCACCGACGACGGCGCCGAGACCGATCTCGATCTCGGCCATTACGAGCGCTTCACCGGCGTGCCGGCGACGCGGGCCGACAACATCACCACCGGCCGGATCTACCTCGACATCATCACCAAGGAGCGCCGGGGCGACTATCTCGGCGCCACCATCCAGGTGATCCCGCACGTCACCAACGCCATCAAGGAATTCGTCCTCGACGGCAACGACGCCTACGACTTCGTGCTGGTCGAGATCGGCGGCACCGTCGGCGACATCGAGGGCCTGCCGTTCTTCGAGGCGATCCGCCAGCTCGGCCAGGAGCTGCCGCGGGGCACCTGCGCCTACGTCCACCTGACGCTCCTGCCCTACATCCCGTCCGCGGGCGAACTGAAGACCAAGCCGACCCAGCACTCGGTGGCGGAACTCCGCTCGATCGGCATCCAGCCCGACATCCTGCTCTGCCGCTGCGACCGGGCGATCCCGCGCGAGGAGCGCCGCAAGCTGGCCCAGTTCTGCAACGTGCGCGAATCGGCGGTGATCGAGGCGCGGGACGTCGGCACGATCTACGAGGTGCCGCTCTCCTACAAGGAGGAGGGCCTGGACCGCGAGGTGCTGGCGCATTTCGGCCTCGAGACCGGCCCCGAGCCGAAGCTCGACCGCTGGCGCGACATCGTCGGCCGGATCAAGAGCCCGGAGGGCGAGGTCTCGATCGCCATCGTCGGCAAGTACACGGGCCTCAAGGACGCCTACAAGTCGCTGATCGAGGCGCTGAGCCACGGCGGCATCGCCAACCGGGTCAAGGTCAACCTGGAATGGATCGAGGCCGAGGTGTTCGAGCGCGAGGATCCGGGCCCGTTCCTGGAGGGCCTCAACGGCATCCTGGTGCCGGGCGGCTTCGGCCAGCGCGGGGCGGAAGGAAAGATCCGCGCTGCCCGCTACGCCCGCGAGCGCAAGATCCCGTATTTCGGCATCTGCTTCGGCATGCAGATGGCGGTGGTCGAGGCGGCGCGCTCGCTTGCCGACATTCCCGACGCCAACTCGACCGAGTTCGGCCCGACGCCGGAGCCGGTGGTCGGTCTGCTGACCGAGTGGATGCGCGGCAACGAGCTCGAGCGCCGCATCGCCGAGGGTGATCTCGGCGGCACGATGCGGCTCGGCTCCTACACGGCGGCGCTGGCGCCCGATTCGCAGATCGCCAAGATCTACGGCGGCACCCGCATCGCCGAGCGCCACCGCCACCGCTACGAGGTCAACATGGCCTATCGCGAGCGGCTGGAGGCCAGGGGCATGCGCTTCGCCGGCCTGTCGCCGGACGGGCTCCTGCCGGAGACCGTCGAGGTGGTGGGCCACCCATGGTTCATCGGCGTGCAGTTCCACCCGGAGCTGAAGTCGCGGCCGTTCGAGCCGCACCCGCTGTTCCAGAGCTTCGTGGCGGCCGCGATCGAGCAGAGCCGGCTGGTCTGA
- the secG gene encoding preprotein translocase subunit SecG: protein MQTVLIVVHLIIVLALIGVVLLQRSEGGLGLGGGGGTQGFMTGRGQANALTRATAILAALFFATSMILAIMSHRGAGPRSIFDGAGTRAPAGQTGTPPAGNVLDQLRQQQGDAPATQGSAPATPAAPAAPAAPQSR, encoded by the coding sequence ATGCAGACCGTCCTGATCGTCGTCCACCTGATCATCGTCCTCGCCCTGATCGGCGTGGTGCTGCTGCAGCGCTCCGAGGGCGGCCTCGGCCTCGGCGGTGGGGGCGGCACGCAGGGCTTCATGACCGGCCGCGGCCAGGCCAACGCGCTCACCCGCGCCACCGCGATCCTGGCGGCCCTGTTCTTCGCCACCAGCATGATCCTGGCCATCATGTCGCACCGGGGCGCCGGGCCGCGCTCGATCTTCGACGGGGCCGGCACCCGGGCCCCGGCGGGCCAGACCGGCACCCCGCCGGCCGGCAACGTCCTCGACCAGCTGCGCCAGCAGCAGGGCGACGCGCCCGCGACCCAAGGTTCCGCGCCGGCCACCCCGGCGGCGCCGGCCGCCCCCGCGGCGCCGCAGTCGCGCTGA
- a CDS encoding dihydroorotase — protein MSQSFDLLLRGGTVVNHDGEGLADIGVTAGRVAAIGDLSRADAGRTLDCRGLHLLPGVIDSQVHFREPGLDHKEDLETGSRAAVMGGVTTVFEMPNTVPQTTSPDALDDKLKRAHHRMHCDFAFWVGGTHENAKDVAELERLPGAAGIKVFIGSSTGSLLVEDDAGITEILKRTRRRSAFHAEDEAMLRERKGLRVPGDPSSHPVWRSPEAALKATERLVRIARETGARIHILHISTKEEMRYLSQHKDVATCELTPHHLTLDGDEAYARLGTLVQMNPPVRDVSHRDGLWWGLSQGVADVLGSDHAPHTLEEKRKAYPDSPSGMTGVQTLVPVMLDHVAAGRLSLQRFVDLTSAGPKRIFGIARKGRLAVGYDADVTVVDLKRRETITNAWIASKCGWTPHDGRAVTGWPVGTVVRGQAVMWEGTLTEPSQGEAVRFEEGFPARG, from the coding sequence ATGAGCCAGAGCTTCGACCTCCTCCTGCGCGGCGGCACCGTGGTCAACCACGACGGCGAGGGTCTGGCCGATATCGGGGTGACGGCCGGGCGCGTCGCCGCGATCGGCGACCTGTCGCGGGCTGACGCCGGCCGCACCCTGGATTGCCGCGGCCTCCACCTCCTGCCCGGCGTGATCGACAGCCAGGTCCATTTCCGCGAGCCGGGCCTCGACCACAAGGAGGACCTGGAGACCGGCTCGCGCGCCGCCGTGATGGGCGGCGTCACCACGGTGTTCGAGATGCCGAACACCGTGCCGCAGACCACGAGCCCCGACGCGCTCGACGACAAGCTGAAGCGCGCGCATCACCGGATGCATTGCGACTTCGCGTTCTGGGTCGGCGGCACGCACGAGAACGCGAAGGATGTCGCCGAGCTGGAGCGTCTGCCGGGCGCCGCCGGGATCAAGGTGTTCATCGGCTCCTCCACCGGCTCGCTCCTCGTCGAGGACGATGCCGGCATCACCGAGATCCTGAAGCGCACCCGCCGCCGCTCGGCCTTCCACGCCGAGGACGAGGCGATGCTGCGCGAGCGCAAGGGCCTGCGGGTGCCGGGCGATCCGTCCTCGCATCCGGTCTGGCGCTCGCCGGAAGCCGCGCTGAAGGCCACCGAGCGGTTGGTGCGCATCGCCCGCGAGACGGGAGCCCGCATCCACATCCTGCACATCTCGACCAAGGAGGAGATGCGCTACCTCAGCCAGCACAAGGACGTGGCGACCTGCGAGCTGACGCCGCACCACCTCACCCTCGACGGGGACGAGGCCTATGCCCGCCTCGGCACGCTGGTGCAGATGAACCCGCCGGTGCGCGACGTGAGCCATCGCGACGGGCTGTGGTGGGGCCTGTCGCAAGGCGTCGCCGACGTGCTCGGCTCCGACCACGCGCCGCACACGCTGGAAGAGAAGCGGAAGGCCTATCCGGATTCGCCCTCCGGCATGACCGGCGTGCAGACCCTGGTGCCGGTGATGCTCGACCACGTCGCCGCGGGCCGGCTGTCGCTCCAGCGCTTCGTCGACCTGACCAGCGCCGGCCCGAAACGCATCTTCGGCATCGCCCGAAAGGGGCGGCTGGCAGTGGGCTACGACGCCGACGTGACGGTGGTGGACCTCAAGCGCCGCGAGACCATCACCAACGCCTGGATCGCCTCGAAATGCGGCTGGACGCCCCATGACGGCCGCGCGGTCACCGGCTGGCCGGTCGGCACGGTGGTGCGCGGGCAGGCGGTGATGTGGGAGGGCACGCTCACCGAGCCGTCGCAGGGCGAGGCGGTGCGGTTCGAGGAGGGGTTCCCGGCGCGGGGGTGA
- a CDS encoding folate-binding protein YgfZ: MPLALLPDRAVVAVTGADVSSFLQGLLTCNVETLPEGEARLGALLSPQGKILFDFLASRAPDGFHLDVARDRVPDLVKRLTLYKLRAQVAVQALPLAVAAGWGADAPFAALRDGRLPDLGWRLHVPEGEAPAADADAAAYAAHRIGLGVPEGGVDFALGDAFPHEALMDQLGGVDFKKGCYVGQEVVSRMQHRGTARTRIVPLAYRDGEAAPSGEPVTAGERSLGQTGSGTGSRGLAMLRIDRLGEALAAGETVLAGGRAVAVEKPAFASFAWPV; the protein is encoded by the coding sequence ATGCCGCTTGCCCTCCTGCCGGACCGTGCCGTCGTGGCCGTCACCGGCGCCGACGTGTCGAGCTTCCTCCAGGGTCTGCTGACCTGCAACGTCGAGACCCTGCCCGAGGGCGAGGCCCGCCTCGGCGCGCTCTTGAGCCCGCAGGGCAAGATCCTGTTCGACTTCCTGGCGAGCCGGGCGCCGGACGGGTTTCACCTGGACGTTGCCCGCGACCGGGTGCCGGACCTCGTCAAGCGCCTGACGCTCTACAAGCTCCGGGCCCAGGTCGCGGTCCAGGCGCTGCCGCTCGCGGTGGCGGCGGGCTGGGGTGCGGACGCGCCCTTCGCCGCGCTGCGCGACGGGCGTCTTCCCGATCTTGGCTGGCGCCTCCACGTGCCCGAGGGCGAAGCGCCCGCAGCGGATGCCGACGCGGCGGCCTACGCGGCCCACCGCATCGGCCTCGGCGTGCCGGAGGGCGGGGTGGACTTCGCGCTCGGTGACGCCTTCCCGCACGAGGCGCTGATGGACCAGCTCGGCGGCGTCGACTTCAAGAAGGGCTGCTACGTCGGCCAGGAGGTGGTGTCGCGGATGCAGCACCGCGGCACCGCCCGCACCCGCATCGTCCCGCTCGCCTATCGCGACGGCGAGGCGGCCCCGAGCGGCGAGCCGGTCACGGCCGGCGAGCGCAGCCTGGGCCAGACCGGCAGTGGCACGGGATCGCGCGGGCTGGCGATGCTTCGCATCGATCGCCTCGGCGAAGCGCTGGCGGCGGGGGAGACGGTGCTCGCGGGTGGGCGGGCGGTGGCGGTCGAGAAGCCGGCTTTCGCGAGTTTCGCGTGGCCGGTGTGA